One window from the genome of Cucumis melo cultivar AY chromosome 12, USDA_Cmelo_AY_1.0, whole genome shotgun sequence encodes:
- the LOC103487941 gene encoding uncharacterized protein LOC103487941: protein MDHTWRLRFGIPRFRSRRSEHQSLPKPTSNSHSRTFLADDFSDVFGGPPQTILFRQFSERFEGVDSTTSFYQEVFRSSDLVSRPQKAGRSLPAFRIPVKEDRFYRDVFGSEDGRRSRDRSEPSSKEFTRSNSSSDFTPLPPVIGDDVAFPSSSSNHRPSNVPTQWNSYRTMFKEQEMPQFAPDLSPHFHNRYVEDEYDDRYKSSDHGFGEPVSSPETVILEPNSFRSIKICVDDYLEINSPSSPESSLCEDPVYYGGTYCNVLPEDDVDDEDGMSSYVIEITSINREEYREEVSIDEAIAWAKSKYQSASETDLSVRQQESEQSGEEEGRPVAFECSDQQSNGNGLSQTAETQQREVKVEEEKPQLNNDRELEGLDEKIKLWSAGKETNIRLLLSTLHYILWSSSGWSPISLTNLIGGTQVKKAYQKARLCLHPDKLQQRGATMLQKYVADKAFTILQEAWSVYISQDAFIN from the exons ATGGACCACACTTGGCGTCTCCGTTTTGGGATTCCCCGTTTCCGTTCCCGGAGATCCGAACACCAATCCCTCCCCAAACCCACTTCTAACTCCCACTCCCGAACTTTCCTCGCCGACGACTTCTCCGACGTCTTTGGCGGTCCTCCACAGACCATTCTCTTCAGACAATTTTCCGAAAGGTTTGAAGGTGTAGACTCCACTACTTCCTTCTACCAAGAAGTATTCCGCTCCTCCGACTTAGTTTCCCGACCGCAGAAGGCTGGCCGGAGCTTGCCTGCCTTTAGAATCCCTGTTAAGGAGGATAGATTCTACCGCGATGTTTTTGGATCGGAAGATGGTCGACGGTCGAGAGATAGGTCGGAGCCGAGCTCTAAAGAATTCACTAGATCGAACTCGTCTTCTGATTTCACCCCTCTTCCGCCGGTCATCGGAGATGACGTGGCATTCCCTTCGTCGTCTTCAAATCACAG GCCAAGCAATGTCCCAACTCAATGGAATTCGTACAGAACTATGTTCAAGGAACAGGAAATGCCACAGTTTGCACCTGATCTCTCCCCTCATTTCCATAACCGTTATGTAGAAGATGAATATGATGATAGATACAAAAGCTCAGACCATGGATTTGGAGAGCCTGTATCGTCGCCAGAAACCGTTATTCTGGAACCAAATTCATTCAGAAGCATCAAGATCTGCGTGGATGATTATTTAGAAATAAACTCCCCATCATCTCCTGAATCTTCACTCTGTGAGGATCCAGTTTATTATGGTGGAACTTACTGTAATGTTTTACCGGAAGATGACGTTGACGATGAAGATGGTATGAGCTCTTATGTCAttgagataacttccatcaatAGAGAAGAATATAGAGAAGAGGTTTCTATTGATGAAGCAATTGCTTGGGCTAAATCGAAGTATCAAAGTGCATCTGAGACAGATTTGAGTGTTAGACAACAAGAAAGCGAGCAATCTGGTGAAGAAGAAG gAAGACCTGTTGCCTTTGAATGTTCAGATCAGCAGTCGAATGGAAATGGATTGTCGCAGACCGCAGAG ACGCAACAGAGAGAAGtaaaagttgaagaagaaaagCCGCAGTTGAACAACGAT AGAGAATTGGAAGGATTAGATGAAAAAATAAAGTTATGGTCAGCTGGCAAGGAGACCAACATCCGCTTGCTACTTTCTACACTTCATTAT ATATTGTGGTCAAGTAGTGGGTGGTCTCCAATATCGTTGACAAACCTGATTGGAGGCACACAAGTGAAGAAGGCATATCAAAAAGCAAGATTATGTCTCCACCCAGATAAGCTGCAGCAAAGAGGAGCAACAATGCTGCAGAAATATGTTGCGGATAAAGCTTTTACCATCCTTCAG GAAGCGTGGTCTGTATATATATCCCAAGATGCCTTCATCAACTAA
- the LOC103487950 gene encoding transcription termination factor MTEF1, chloroplastic has product MSSSSATAFHSSFCFSSHNKLSSSPSNSHQPNTSLSPKPKTLLHKHPLYTPLHSTLSSQTKEKILCLEIMGVDSGKALSQNPSLHCVTLESIHSVISFLQSKGIHQKDFAKIFGMCPKILTSDVKTDLIPVFNFLSEDLKIPDQNFRKAINKCPRLLASSAEDQLKPALFYLQRLGLKDLEALAYHDSVLLVSSVEKTLIPKLKYLESLGFTRSETVGMVLRCPALLTFSIENNFKPKFEYFSVEMHRKLEELKDFPQYFAFSLEKRIKPRHVETVESGKKVPLSLMLKTTDVEFRELLAEGGG; this is encoded by the coding sequence ATGTCTTCTTCATCTGCAACTGCTTTCCATTCTTCTTTCTGTTTCTCTTCTCATAATAaactttcttcttctccctcaAATTCCCATCAACCAAACACTTCCTTATCACCCAAACCCAAAACCCTTCTCCATAAACATCCTCTCTACACGCCACTTCATTCCACTCTCTCTTCTCAAACCAAAGAGAAAATTCTCTGTCTTGAAATCATGGGTGTTGATTCTGGCAAAGCTCTTTCTCAAAACCCTTCTCTTCATTGTGTTACTCTTGAATCCATTCACTCTGTCATCTCCTTCCTCCAATCCAAAGGCATTCACCAAAAAGACTTTGCCAAAATCTTTGGAATGTGTCCTAAAATTCTCACTTCAGATGTTAAAACTGACTTAATACCAGTTTTCAACTTCCTCTCTGAAGATCTCAAAATCCCAGATCAGAACTTTAGAAAAGCTATCAATAAGTGCCCAAGATTGCTTGCTTCAAGTGCTGAAGATCAGTTGAAACCTGCTTTGTTTTATCTTCAAAGACTTGGGTTGAAGGATTTGGAGGCCTTGGCTTATCATGATTCTGTTTTGCTGGTTTCAAGTGTGGAGAAGACCTTGATTCCTAAACTTAAGTATTTGGAGAGTTTGGGATTCACAAGGAGTGAAACTGTTGGGATGGTATTAAGGTGTCCAGCTCTGCTTACTTTCAGTATTGAAAACAATTTCAAGCCAAAGTTTGAGTATTTCTCTGTGGAGATGCATAGAAAACTTGAGGAGCTTAAGGATTTTCCTCAGTATTTTGCCTTTAGCTTGGAGAAGAGGATAAAGCCAAGGCATGTGGAGACAGTGGAGAGTGGAAAAAAAGTGCCTTTGTCACTTATGCTTAAGACCACAGATGTTGAGTTTAGAGAGTTGTTAGCAGAAGGGGGCGGTTGA